The sequence below is a genomic window from Betaproteobacteria bacterium.
ACAATGGCGGGCGAGCCTTGCAGGGCTGCGAAGCCAGTCTGCGTTCCGAGCGGCGCGCGTATCGGGTGCAGAACGCATACCTGCGGCAGCAGGGTCGCCGGGAACGGCACGGGCAAATGCTCTCGGGCATGGCCTGCGCTCCGGTGCAGCCCAGCGACCAGAGCATGGTGCTGATCCCCGCGGCCTCGGCCTATCGGGAGCGTATGGTACTGGAAGATTTCATCGCCGACGTGGAAGCCGGCGAGGCCGTTCGCCGGTCGCCTTGAGCGGCGGGGGTGGGGCGACGGGAAGCGGTGAATTTGTCGGGCGCACCCGAAAATTCACGGATTCTCAGTCTCCGCCCGGCGCCATTTGGGACTGGAGATAATTGGCCAGCCCCACGTCCTTGACCAAGGTATGCTGGGTCTCCAGCCAGTCGATGGCTTCCTCGCAGTGTTCCAGGAGGTCTTCCAGCAACTCGCGGCTGACGTAGTCCTGTAGGGTTTCGCATTGGGCGATGGCGTCTACCAGCACCGGGCGCTGGATTTCGCGCTCGTAACGCAGGTCGCCTCCCAGGCATTCGAGGGGATTTTCGCCGATGAGCAGCTTGCCCAGACTTTGCAGATTGGGCAGTCCTTCCAGGAAAAGAATGCGCTCGATGAGGGCGTCGGCTTCCTTCATGACCCGGATCGACTGGCGGTACTGGTAGTCGTTGAGCTTTTCCAGGCCCCAGTTGCGCAACATGCGGGCGTGGAGGAGATACTGGTTGATGGCGGTCAGTTCGTTCTTGAGCACCAGATTGAGCAGGGTGATGACCTTCTTGTCGCCTTTCATTGCCGGGGCTCCTTATGCGGCTTCGCCAGGTTTCATCTGGCTCTGCTGGTAGTTTTGCAGGCCCACCCGTTCGATGAGGCCGATCTGGCGTTCGAGCCAGTAGGCGTGGTCCATTTCGGTGTCGTCGAGCTGGGCGACGAGCATGTCGCGGCTGACATAGTCCTGGGCCTTTTCGCAGGCGGCGATGGCCTTTTTCAGCTCGCCCACCACATGGTATTCGACCTCCAGGTCCGCCTTGAGCATGGCGGGAACGGTCTTGCCGATCTTGAGGGCGTCGCGCTTGCC
It includes:
- the bfr gene encoding bacterioferritin, with the protein product MKGDKKILDILNGLLAGELTAIDQYLIHGEMYADMGFAHLAAKALHESDEERGHARALIQRILFLEGTPNLGKRDALKIGKTVPAMLKADLEVEYHVVGELKKAIAACEKAQDYVSRDMLVAQLDDTEMDHAYWLERQIGLIERVGLQNYQQSQMKPGEAA
- the bfr gene encoding bacterioferritin codes for the protein MKGDKKVITLLNLVLKNELTAINQYLLHARMLRNWGLEKLNDYQYRQSIRVMKEADALIERILFLEGLPNLQSLGKLLIGENPLECLGGDLRYEREIQRPVLVDAIAQCETLQDYVSRELLEDLLEHCEEAIDWLETQHTLVKDVGLANYLQSQMAPGGD